In the Kitasatospora terrestris genome, one interval contains:
- a CDS encoding S53 family peptidase, which translates to MTTDHTRRRTGLRAAAAVSLLAGSLAVGIPAAQADTGPNGRATLEGTAPEWTAAASDAGATAGSTQVSARVYLAGRDTQGLTAYASAVSDPSSPSYGRYLTPEQAEARFGATPQQIAAVTAWLKSSGLTVTGGDRHYLAVTGDAAAVQKAFAAPLHDYRKDGRTYHAPAHAASTPRELADAVLTVTGLDDSPRRAKPQDTLPGPGDGFRNAGPFSTSYGSNVASTLPDAYGGKVPYAVRGYTGKQLRAAYGAGGFTGKGVTVAITDAYASPTMAADAAEYARRNGDQPYRKGQYTEVLPASYNSVEDCGASGWYGEESLDVEAVHALAPDADIVYVAGASCNDPDLLDALNKIVDSRLADIVSNSWGDIEANETPETAAAYDRTFKLGAIEGIGFYFSSGDDGDNVAAHGKKQIDTPANSAWVTAVGGTSLAVGKGDRYQFETGWGTEKANLSADGKSWTDFPGAYTSGAGGGTSSTVKQPFYQRGVVPDSLAKANGPTRMRTTPDIAAVADPNTGFLVGQTQAWPDGTVSYDEYRIGGTSLAAPVIAGVQALAQQARHFPIGFANPGIYARYGSPLYHDVTDHPLGADRDLAVARVDFVNGVDAADGLRTSVRTLGKDSSLQAVRGYDDVTGVGTPAPGYVASYALPFFRR; encoded by the coding sequence ATGACCACCGATCACACCCGCCGTCGGACGGGTCTGCGGGCCGCTGCCGCCGTCTCGCTGCTCGCCGGCTCGCTGGCCGTCGGCATACCGGCCGCGCAGGCGGACACCGGCCCGAACGGCCGCGCCACACTGGAGGGCACCGCCCCGGAGTGGACCGCCGCCGCCTCCGACGCCGGCGCCACCGCCGGCTCCACGCAGGTCAGCGCCCGGGTCTACCTCGCCGGCCGGGACACCCAGGGCCTCACCGCCTACGCCTCCGCCGTCTCCGACCCGTCCTCGCCCAGCTACGGCCGGTACCTGACGCCCGAGCAGGCCGAGGCGCGCTTCGGCGCCACCCCGCAGCAGATCGCCGCGGTCACCGCGTGGCTGAAGTCCTCCGGCCTGACCGTGACCGGCGGCGACCGCCACTACCTCGCGGTCACCGGCGACGCCGCCGCCGTGCAGAAGGCCTTCGCCGCGCCGCTGCACGACTACCGCAAGGACGGCAGGACCTACCACGCCCCCGCGCACGCCGCCTCCACCCCGCGCGAACTGGCCGACGCGGTGCTCACCGTGACCGGCCTGGACGACTCGCCGCGCCGCGCCAAGCCGCAGGACACCCTGCCCGGCCCCGGCGACGGCTTCCGCAACGCGGGCCCGTTCTCCACCTCCTACGGCTCGAACGTCGCGAGCACCCTGCCGGACGCGTACGGCGGGAAGGTCCCGTACGCCGTGCGCGGTTACACCGGCAAGCAGCTGCGCGCCGCCTACGGCGCGGGCGGCTTCACCGGCAAGGGCGTGACCGTGGCGATCACCGACGCCTACGCCTCGCCGACCATGGCGGCCGACGCGGCCGAGTACGCCAGGCGCAACGGCGACCAGCCGTACCGCAAGGGCCAGTACACCGAGGTCCTCCCGGCCTCCTACAACAGCGTCGAGGACTGCGGCGCCTCCGGCTGGTACGGCGAGGAGTCCCTCGACGTCGAGGCGGTGCACGCGCTCGCCCCGGACGCCGACATCGTGTACGTGGCCGGCGCCTCCTGCAACGACCCGGACCTGCTCGACGCCCTCAACAAGATCGTCGACAGCCGGCTCGCCGACATCGTCTCCAACTCCTGGGGCGACATCGAGGCCAACGAGACCCCGGAGACCGCGGCCGCCTACGACCGCACCTTCAAGCTGGGCGCGATCGAGGGCATCGGCTTCTACTTCTCCTCCGGCGACGACGGCGACAACGTGGCCGCCCACGGCAAGAAGCAGATCGACACGCCCGCCAACTCCGCCTGGGTGACCGCCGTCGGCGGCACCTCGCTGGCCGTCGGCAAGGGCGACAGGTACCAGTTCGAGACCGGCTGGGGCACCGAGAAGGCCAACCTCTCCGCCGACGGCAAGAGCTGGACCGACTTCCCCGGCGCCTACACCAGCGGCGCCGGCGGCGGCACCAGCTCCACCGTCAAGCAGCCCTTCTACCAGCGCGGCGTGGTGCCGGACTCCCTGGCGAAGGCCAACGGCCCGACCCGGATGCGCACCACCCCGGACATCGCCGCGGTCGCCGACCCCAACACCGGCTTCCTGGTCGGCCAGACCCAGGCGTGGCCCGACGGCACCGTCTCCTACGACGAGTACCGGATCGGCGGCACCTCGCTGGCCGCACCGGTCATCGCCGGCGTCCAGGCCCTGGCCCAGCAGGCCCGGCACTTCCCGATCGGCTTCGCCAACCCGGGGATCTACGCCCGCTACGGCTCCCCGCTGTACCACGACGTGACCGACCACCCGCTCGGCGCCGACCGCGACCTCGCGGTCGCCCGGGTCGACTTCGTCAACGGCGTGGACGCGGCCGACGGCCTGCGCACCTCGGTCCGCACCCTCGGGAAGGACTCCTCCCTGCAGGCCGTCCGCGGCTACGACGACGTCACCGGCGTCGGCACCCCCGCCCCGGGCTACGTCGCTTCCTACGCCCTGCCCTTCTTCCGCCGCTGA
- a CDS encoding DNA glycosylase AlkZ-like family protein, whose amino-acid sequence MLADFAGPGLSAEWTAEVERRVLAAVADSGEVTGVRLGALVPELREEIPYRVGTSYGTQQTVGTRLVRALGPAPVGRRRRDRYRAEEPRAELFDRSGTIGPTVGWDGRVVGGWARRADASPVREFPAPVPPAAGVGARTGPAGAGAVRAPGWGQRRKKGRA is encoded by the coding sequence GTGCTCGCCGACTTCGCCGGGCCCGGCCTCTCCGCGGAGTGGACCGCCGAGGTCGAGCGGCGCGTCCTCGCCGCCGTGGCCGATTCCGGCGAGGTGACGGGCGTACGGCTCGGGGCGCTGGTGCCCGAGCTCCGCGAGGAGATCCCGTACCGGGTCGGCACCTCGTACGGGACGCAGCAGACCGTCGGCACGCGGCTGGTGCGCGCGCTCGGCCCCGCGCCGGTGGGCCGGCGGCGCCGCGACCGGTACCGGGCCGAGGAGCCGCGGGCGGAACTCTTCGACCGCAGCGGCACCATCGGGCCCACCGTGGGGTGGGACGGCCGCGTCGTCGGCGGCTGGGCGCGGCGCGCCGACGCCTCACCGGTCCGGGAGTTCCCCGCTCCCGTCCCGCCCGCCGCAGGGGTGGGCGCCCGGACGGGACCGGCGGGGGCCGGAGCCGTCCGGGCGCCCGGGTGGGGTCAGCGGCGGAAGAAGGGCAGGGCGTAG
- a CDS encoding glycoside hydrolase family 6 protein, with protein sequence MGALPQSAPSRIRPPPERIPPVSALLVSRLKTAAAAVVLSATAVLPIATAQSAHAAARVDNPYVGAGVYVNPEWSAHAAAEPGGSAISNQPTYVWLDRIAAINGVNGSMGLRAHLNAAVDQAKASGKPTVFQVVIYDLPGRDCAALASNGELGPTEIDRYKSEFIDPIAAILADPAYANLRIATTVELDSLPNLTTNAGGTPTATPACDVMKANGNYVTGVGYALAKLGAIPNVYNYIDAGHHGWLGWDSNLGPVIDQLYQAANASGSTPANVAGFIVNTANYGALKEPNFTIDDTVNGTSVRQSKWVDWNRFVDETSYAKAFRDKAVAKGFDSNIGMLIDTSRNGWGGANRPTGPGPKTTVDAYVDGGRIDRRFQTGNWCNQSGAGLGERPTAAPDAGIDAYVWVKPPGESDGASSAIANDEGKGFDRMCDPTYTGNPRNNNNMSGALPNAPLAGHWFSAQFQELLKNANPPVGGTTTDTTAPSVPTGLAGTATSSSVALTWAASTDNVGVTGYDIYRGGVLVGSSTGTSFTNTGLTASTAYSYTVRAKDAAGNVSAASTALSVTTTSGGTADTTAPSVPTGLAGTATSSSVALTWAASTDNVGVTGYDIYRGGVLVGSSTGTSFTNTGLTASTAYSYTVRAKDAAGNVSAASTALVVTTSSNGGGSTGCAATYKISSDWGAGFNADVTVTNTGTAATKGWKVTWTFPGNQQITNLWNGVVTQSGQSVSVVNQGYNGAIGAGASTSFGFGANYSGANGVPTLTCTAS encoded by the coding sequence ATGGGAGCGCTCCCACAATCCGCTCCCAGCCGGATCCGTCCCCCACCCGAAAGGATCCCCCCAGTGTCGGCCCTTCTCGTCAGCCGTCTGAAGACGGCCGCGGCCGCCGTGGTGCTCAGCGCCACGGCCGTGCTGCCGATCGCCACGGCGCAGTCCGCCCACGCGGCCGCCCGCGTCGACAACCCCTACGTGGGCGCCGGGGTCTACGTGAACCCCGAGTGGTCCGCGCACGCCGCCGCCGAGCCCGGTGGCAGCGCGATCTCCAACCAGCCCACCTACGTCTGGCTGGACCGGATCGCCGCGATCAACGGCGTCAACGGCTCGATGGGCCTGCGGGCCCACCTGAACGCGGCCGTCGACCAGGCAAAGGCCTCCGGCAAGCCCACCGTCTTCCAGGTCGTGATCTACGACCTGCCGGGGCGCGACTGCGCCGCCCTCGCCTCCAACGGCGAACTCGGCCCCACCGAGATCGACCGCTACAAGAGCGAGTTCATCGACCCGATCGCCGCGATCCTGGCCGACCCCGCCTACGCCAACCTGCGGATCGCCACGACGGTCGAGCTCGACTCGCTGCCGAACCTGACCACCAACGCGGGCGGCACCCCCACCGCCACCCCCGCGTGCGACGTGATGAAGGCCAACGGCAACTACGTGACCGGCGTGGGCTACGCGCTGGCCAAGCTGGGCGCCATCCCGAACGTCTACAACTACATCGACGCGGGCCACCACGGCTGGCTCGGCTGGGACTCCAACCTCGGCCCGGTGATCGACCAGCTCTACCAGGCCGCCAACGCCTCCGGCTCGACCCCGGCGAACGTGGCGGGCTTCATCGTCAACACCGCCAACTACGGTGCGCTGAAGGAGCCCAACTTCACCATCGACGACACGGTGAACGGCACCTCGGTCCGCCAGAGCAAGTGGGTGGACTGGAACCGCTTCGTCGACGAGACCAGCTACGCCAAGGCGTTCCGCGACAAGGCCGTGGCCAAGGGCTTCGACTCCAACATCGGCATGCTGATCGACACCTCGCGCAACGGCTGGGGCGGCGCCAACCGTCCGACCGGTCCGGGCCCGAAGACCACCGTCGACGCGTACGTGGACGGCGGCCGGATCGACCGCCGCTTCCAGACCGGCAACTGGTGCAACCAGTCCGGTGCGGGCCTCGGCGAGCGTCCCACCGCCGCGCCCGACGCCGGCATCGACGCCTACGTGTGGGTGAAGCCCCCGGGCGAGTCGGACGGCGCGAGCTCGGCCATCGCCAATGACGAGGGCAAGGGCTTCGACCGGATGTGCGACCCGACGTACACCGGCAACCCGCGCAACAACAACAACATGTCGGGCGCCCTGCCGAACGCCCCGCTCGCGGGCCACTGGTTCTCCGCGCAGTTCCAGGAGCTGCTGAAGAACGCCAACCCGCCGGTGGGCGGCACCACCACCGACACCACCGCGCCGTCGGTCCCGACCGGCCTGGCCGGTACCGCGACCTCCAGCAGCGTGGCGCTGACCTGGGCCGCGTCGACCGACAACGTCGGTGTGACCGGGTACGACATCTACCGCGGCGGCGTGCTGGTGGGCTCCTCCACCGGTACCTCGTTCACCAACACCGGTCTGACCGCCTCGACCGCGTACAGCTACACGGTCCGGGCCAAGGACGCGGCGGGCAACGTCTCGGCGGCCTCCACCGCGCTCTCGGTGACCACCACCTCGGGCGGCACCGCCGACACCACCGCGCCGTCGGTCCCGACCGGCCTGGCCGGTACCGCGACCTCCAGCAGCGTGGCGCTGACCTGGGCCGCGTCGACCGACAACGTCGGTGTGACCGGGTACGACATCTACCGCGGCGGCGTGCTGGTGGGCTCCTCCACCGGTACCTCGTTCACCAACACCGGTCTGACCGCCTCCACGGCGTACAGCTACACGGTCCGGGCCAAGGACGCGGCGGGCAACGTCTCGGCGGCCTCCACCGCGCTGGTGGTCACCACCTCGTCCAACGGTGGCGGCAGCACCGGCTGCGCCGCGACCTACAAGATCAGCAGTGACTGGGGTGCCGGCTTCAACGCCGACGTCACCGTCACCAACACCGGCACCGCCGCCACCAAGGGCTGGAAGGTGACCTGGACCTTCCCGGGCAACCAGCAGATCACCAACCTCTGGAACGGCGTCGTGACGCAGAGCGGCCAGTCCGTGAGCGTCGTCAACCAGGGCTACAACGGCGCGATCGGGGCCGGCGCCTCGACCTCCTTCGGCTTCGGGGCGAACTACTCCGGTGCCAACGGCGTCCCGACCCTGACCTGCACCGCCAGCTGA
- a CDS encoding glycoside hydrolase family 15 protein — MAGRIEDYALLGDLQTAALVGRDGSVDWLCLPRFDSPSCFAGLLGTPEHGCWRLAPAGAGACTSRRYLADSLVLASDWETREGTVRIIDFMPQRDRVPQLIRIVEGISGSVPVRGDLRLRFNHGRVEPWVRRTERHRVAVAGPDSAWLRVPPGVHTYGEDGATASDFTVRAGERVRFVLTWQPSHLHTTPRTDPDAALESTLAGWQQWSAGCQYRGEWREAVLRSLITLKALAYEPTGGIVAAPTASLPEVVGGRRNWDYRFCWVRDSSMTLSALLRGGFREEAAAWRKWLLRAIAGDPGDLQAVYGVAGERGLPETQADWLPGYLGSTPVRFGNAAVHQLQLDVYGEVVDTLHLALLAGIPMERQVWSLLRTLMGFLERHWSEPDEGLWEVRGKRRHFVHSKVMAWVAADRAVKMAELTGLPAPVERWRTMRDQVHADVCAHGYDRRRGVFVQSYGGQELDAATLFIAKTGFLPADDPRVARTVEAVRTGLDHGGFVRRYATENGTDGVPGPEGAFLACSFWLADALAALGRRDEARELFTRVVALGNDLGLLSEQWDPVEGRQLGNTPQAFTHVALVNSAFLLSG, encoded by the coding sequence ATGGCCGGACGCATCGAGGACTACGCGCTTCTCGGAGACCTGCAGACCGCCGCCCTGGTCGGCCGGGACGGCTCGGTCGACTGGCTCTGCCTGCCCCGCTTCGACTCCCCCAGCTGCTTCGCCGGCCTGCTCGGCACCCCCGAGCACGGCTGCTGGCGGCTCGCCCCGGCCGGCGCCGGCGCCTGCACCTCCCGCCGCTACCTGGCCGACAGCCTGGTCCTCGCCTCCGACTGGGAGACCCGCGAGGGCACCGTGCGGATCATCGACTTCATGCCGCAGCGCGACCGCGTCCCCCAGCTGATCAGGATCGTCGAGGGGATCAGCGGGTCCGTCCCGGTCCGCGGCGACCTGCGGCTGCGGTTCAACCACGGCCGGGTCGAGCCCTGGGTGCGCCGCACCGAGCGCCACCGGGTGGCCGTGGCCGGCCCCGACTCGGCCTGGCTGCGCGTTCCGCCCGGCGTCCACACCTACGGCGAGGACGGCGCCACCGCCTCCGACTTCACCGTGCGCGCCGGCGAGCGGGTCCGCTTCGTCCTCACCTGGCAGCCCTCCCACCTGCACACCACCCCGCGCACCGACCCGGACGCCGCGCTGGAGTCGACGCTGGCCGGCTGGCAGCAGTGGTCGGCCGGCTGCCAGTACCGCGGCGAGTGGCGCGAGGCCGTCCTGCGCTCGCTGATCACCCTCAAGGCGCTCGCGTACGAGCCCACCGGCGGCATCGTCGCCGCCCCCACCGCCTCGCTGCCCGAGGTGGTCGGCGGCAGGCGCAACTGGGACTACCGGTTCTGCTGGGTGCGCGACTCCTCGATGACGCTCTCCGCGCTGCTGCGCGGCGGCTTCCGAGAGGAGGCCGCCGCCTGGCGCAAGTGGCTGCTGCGCGCCATCGCCGGCGACCCGGGCGACCTGCAGGCGGTCTACGGCGTCGCCGGCGAGCGCGGACTGCCCGAGACCCAGGCCGACTGGCTGCCCGGCTACCTCGGCTCCACCCCCGTCCGGTTCGGCAACGCCGCCGTCCACCAGCTCCAACTCGACGTCTACGGCGAGGTGGTGGACACCCTGCACCTCGCGCTGCTGGCCGGCATCCCGATGGAGCGGCAGGTCTGGAGCCTGCTGCGCACCCTGATGGGCTTCCTGGAGCGGCACTGGTCGGAGCCGGACGAGGGCCTGTGGGAGGTCCGCGGGAAGCGCCGGCACTTCGTGCACTCCAAGGTGATGGCCTGGGTGGCCGCCGACCGGGCCGTGAAGATGGCCGAACTCACCGGCCTGCCCGCCCCGGTGGAGCGCTGGCGGACGATGCGCGACCAGGTCCACGCGGACGTCTGCGCACACGGCTACGACCGGCGGCGCGGCGTGTTCGTGCAGAGCTACGGCGGCCAGGAGCTGGACGCCGCCACTCTGTTCATCGCCAAGACCGGCTTCCTGCCCGCCGACGACCCCCGGGTGGCCCGCACCGTGGAGGCGGTGCGCACCGGCCTGGACCACGGCGGATTCGTCCGCCGCTACGCCACCGAGAACGGCACCGACGGCGTGCCCGGACCCGAAGGCGCCTTCCTGGCCTGCTCGTTCTGGCTCGCCGACGCGCTCGCCGCGCTCGGCCGCCGGGACGAGGCCCGCGAGCTGTTCACCCGGGTGGTCGCGCTCGGCAACGACCTCGGGCTGCTCAGCGAGCAGTGGGACCCGGTGGAGGGGCGGCAGCTGGGCAACACCCCGCAGGCCTTCACCCATGTCGCCCTGGTCAACTCGGCCTTCCTGCTGTCCGGTTGA
- a CDS encoding SAM-dependent methyltransferase → MRRPNWVPAGTDLDKPNAARVYDYYLGGSHNFEADREMARKAMELWPDLPRIMRSNRAFLRRSVQFLAESGIRRFLDIGSGIPTFGPVHEVARGIQPDAEVVYVDRDPVAVAHSRLILADEPRCQVAEADLRNVGDLLSRPEVARLLAAGEPVGLMLVAVLHFVTDEDEPEKLLGQLRDALPPGSALVLSHAGSEGRPDQAGSHQDLYKRTPTPLTMRSKERVAGFFDGFELVEPGVVYLPEWRPDDPEGVGPHPERMAGLAGVGFLS, encoded by the coding sequence ATGCGGCGACCTAACTGGGTGCCCGCCGGAACCGACCTCGACAAGCCGAACGCGGCCCGGGTCTACGACTACTACCTGGGCGGTTCGCACAATTTCGAGGCCGACCGGGAGATGGCCCGCAAGGCGATGGAGCTCTGGCCGGACCTGCCGCGGATCATGCGGTCCAACCGGGCCTTCCTCCGCCGCTCGGTGCAGTTCCTCGCCGAGAGCGGGATCCGCCGCTTCCTGGACATCGGTTCCGGCATCCCGACCTTCGGGCCGGTGCACGAGGTGGCCCGCGGCATCCAGCCGGACGCCGAGGTGGTGTACGTGGACCGCGACCCGGTCGCGGTGGCGCACAGCCGGCTGATCCTGGCCGACGAGCCGCGCTGCCAGGTGGCCGAGGCCGACCTGCGCAACGTCGGCGACCTGCTGTCGAGGCCCGAGGTGGCCCGGCTGCTGGCGGCCGGCGAGCCGGTCGGGCTGATGCTGGTCGCGGTGCTGCACTTCGTCACCGACGAGGACGAGCCGGAGAAGCTCCTCGGCCAGCTGCGCGACGCGCTGCCGCCGGGCAGCGCCCTGGTGCTCTCGCACGCCGGCTCCGAGGGCCGCCCCGACCAGGCCGGCTCCCACCAGGACCTGTACAAGCGCACCCCGACACCGCTGACCATGCGCAGCAAGGAACGGGTGGCCGGGTTCTTCGACGGCTTCGAGCTGGTCGAGCCCGGCGTGGTCTACCTGCCGGAGTGGCGCCCGGACGACCCGGAGGGGGTCGGACCGCACCCCGAGCGGATGGCCGGACTGGCCGGCGTCGGATTCCTGTCGTGA
- a CDS encoding putative bifunctional diguanylate cyclase/phosphodiesterase: MLRSGHGSAVHPEELQQLAERSAELLHRAGHEQPFQARLAEQAGAMLVDNHFSDPAVLSDALHLLTRQSLPDDGRGPALCGAFAAGWAAALRERTLREQESIRLAADTARQEVEKALRASEARFRALFESAAIGIGLGDTDGNILAVNRALGEIFGGGPADLTGVRVNDLVHPEDTPGVWEAYEDLISGKREYFQFDKPYYRRDGEVVWTHLTVSLIRDDDGTPLYQVAMLEDITDRYRLQERLRHQATHDPLTGLPNRAAFFERLEKLFEEPEPGARFGLCYVDLDGFKVVNDSLGHDMGDQLLTAVAGRLESALTPLGHLVARLGGDEFVVLLENCRGEQEAVAAAKTVLAALAKPVLIGDHKLAVGASVGVLERRIATTTPGAAVRAADLTLYRAKEAGRGRWTLFDPKENARAVSRYAVSVRMPAALDRGEFFIDYQPMVDLADGSMAGVEALVRWRHPQLGVLGPDEFVGVAEETGLIMPLGRWVLEQACGQAADWVARFGDRAPKLSVNLAVRQARNAGLVADVDRVLRTTGLEPSRLQLEITESTVVGPEDEALKALHALVDMGVSLAVDDFGTGWSNLAYLRDLPVSALKIAGSFVGDLHDPAKDTHLGWRIVSGLVSLAHTLGLTVTAEGVESRADAERLRLMGCDWAQGWHFGRPVRPGEIARRIAEANLPETDLARES; this comes from the coding sequence ATGCTCCGGTCCGGCCACGGCAGCGCGGTTCACCCCGAGGAACTGCAGCAGCTGGCCGAGCGCAGCGCCGAGCTGCTGCACCGGGCCGGCCACGAGCAGCCGTTCCAGGCCCGGCTGGCCGAGCAGGCCGGCGCGATGCTGGTCGACAACCACTTCAGCGACCCCGCGGTGCTCTCCGACGCGCTCCACCTGCTGACCCGCCAGTCGCTCCCGGACGACGGCCGGGGCCCGGCACTGTGCGGCGCCTTCGCGGCGGGCTGGGCGGCGGCGCTGCGCGAGCGCACGCTGCGTGAGCAGGAGTCCATCCGGCTGGCCGCGGACACCGCGCGCCAGGAGGTGGAGAAGGCGCTGCGGGCGTCCGAGGCGCGGTTCCGGGCGCTGTTCGAGAGCGCCGCGATCGGGATCGGCCTGGGCGACACCGACGGCAACATCCTGGCGGTCAACCGGGCGCTCGGCGAGATCTTCGGCGGCGGCCCGGCGGACCTGACCGGGGTGCGGGTCAACGACCTGGTGCACCCCGAGGACACCCCGGGCGTCTGGGAGGCGTACGAGGACCTGATCAGCGGCAAACGGGAGTACTTCCAGTTCGACAAGCCGTACTACCGCCGGGACGGCGAGGTGGTGTGGACCCACCTGACCGTGTCGCTGATCCGCGACGACGACGGCACGCCGCTCTACCAGGTGGCGATGCTGGAGGACATCACCGACCGCTACCGGCTGCAGGAGCGGCTGCGCCACCAGGCCACCCACGACCCGCTGACCGGCCTGCCCAACCGGGCGGCCTTCTTCGAGCGGCTGGAGAAGCTCTTCGAGGAGCCGGAGCCGGGGGCCCGCTTCGGGCTGTGCTACGTCGACCTGGACGGCTTCAAGGTGGTCAACGACTCGCTCGGCCACGACATGGGCGACCAGCTGCTGACCGCCGTCGCGGGCCGCCTGGAGTCGGCGCTGACCCCGCTCGGCCACCTGGTGGCGCGCCTGGGCGGCGACGAGTTCGTGGTGCTGCTGGAGAACTGCCGGGGCGAGCAGGAGGCGGTGGCCGCCGCCAAGACGGTGCTGGCCGCGCTGGCCAAACCGGTGCTGATCGGCGACCACAAGCTGGCCGTCGGGGCCAGTGTCGGCGTGCTGGAGCGGCGGATCGCCACCACCACTCCGGGCGCCGCGGTCCGGGCCGCGGACCTGACCCTGTACCGGGCCAAGGAGGCCGGCCGGGGCCGCTGGACGCTGTTCGACCCGAAGGAGAACGCCCGCGCGGTCAGCCGGTACGCGGTGTCGGTGCGGATGCCGGCCGCGCTGGACCGCGGCGAGTTCTTCATCGACTACCAGCCGATGGTCGACCTGGCGGACGGCTCGATGGCCGGCGTCGAGGCGCTGGTGCGCTGGCGCCACCCGCAGCTGGGCGTGCTCGGGCCGGACGAGTTCGTCGGCGTCGCCGAGGAGACCGGGCTGATCATGCCGCTCGGCCGCTGGGTGCTGGAGCAGGCCTGCGGGCAGGCCGCCGACTGGGTGGCCCGGTTCGGCGACCGCGCGCCCAAACTCTCCGTCAACCTGGCGGTCCGTCAGGCCCGCAACGCGGGGCTGGTGGCGGACGTCGACCGGGTGCTGCGCACCACCGGCCTGGAGCCCTCCCGGCTGCAACTGGAGATCACCGAGTCCACCGTGGTCGGCCCGGAGGACGAGGCGCTGAAGGCGCTGCACGCCCTGGTCGACATGGGCGTCTCGCTGGCCGTGGACGACTTCGGCACCGGCTGGTCCAACCTCGCCTACCTGCGCGACCTGCCGGTCTCCGCGCTGAAGATCGCCGGCTCCTTCGTCGGCGACCTGCACGACCCGGCCAAGGACACCCACCTGGGCTGGCGGATCGTCAGCGGCCTTGTCTCGCTGGCCCACACGCTCGGCCTGACGGTCACCGCCGAGGGCGTGGAGAGCCGCGCGGACGCCGAGCGGCTGCGGCTGATGGGGTGCGACTGGGCGCAGGGCTGGCACTTCGGCCGGCCGGTGCGGCCCGGCGAGATCGCCCGGAGGATCGCCGAGGCGAACCTCCCCGAAACGGACCTTGCTCGCGAAAGCTAG
- a CDS encoding glycosyltransferase family 2 protein, which translates to MSTTAPSDHHVDGVLSTPMRRAGDRLPARQLPMRRKTDFVTRHSVSLIVPARDEARNIPWVFEQIPSCVDEVILVDGSSSDATVAVARECLPTVRSVQQTGPGKGTALRTGFAAATGEYIVMMDADGSMWPGEIPHYLHFLDNGYDFVKGSRCIAGGGSLDFTRIRAAGNRVLLSVVNHLYGAHLTDLCYGYCAFRRSFLAELDLRSTGFEIEAEMVAHALRSGLRLAEVPSLELPRRSGRSHLHAVSDGRRVLRTLIAERPGARAATAVATREE; encoded by the coding sequence ATGAGCACCACTGCGCCCTCCGACCACCACGTCGACGGTGTACTGTCCACCCCCATGCGCCGGGCCGGCGACCGGCTCCCGGCCAGGCAGCTGCCGATGCGCCGCAAGACCGACTTCGTCACCCGCCACTCCGTCAGCCTGATCGTCCCGGCCCGGGACGAGGCCCGCAACATCCCCTGGGTGTTCGAGCAGATCCCGAGCTGCGTCGACGAGGTCATCCTGGTCGACGGCTCCTCCAGCGACGCCACCGTCGCGGTGGCCCGGGAGTGCCTGCCGACCGTCCGCAGCGTGCAGCAGACCGGCCCCGGCAAGGGCACCGCGCTGCGCACCGGCTTCGCCGCCGCCACCGGCGAGTACATCGTGATGATGGACGCCGACGGCTCGATGTGGCCCGGCGAGATCCCGCACTACCTGCACTTCCTCGACAACGGCTACGACTTCGTCAAGGGCTCGCGGTGCATCGCCGGCGGCGGCTCGCTGGACTTCACCCGGATCCGGGCGGCCGGCAACCGCGTGCTGCTCTCCGTGGTCAACCACCTGTACGGCGCCCACCTGACCGACCTCTGCTACGGGTACTGCGCGTTCCGCCGCAGCTTCCTGGCCGAACTCGACCTGCGCTCCACCGGCTTCGAGATCGAGGCCGAGATGGTCGCCCACGCCTTGCGCTCGGGCCTGCGCCTCGCCGAGGTCCCGAGCCTCGAACTCCCCCGCCGCAGTGGTCGCTCGCACCTCCACGCCGTTTCCGACGGCCGCCGGGTCCTGCGCACCCTGATCGCCGAACGTCCCGGCGCCAGGGCGGCGACGGCCGTTGCCACGAGGGAGGAGTGA